One window of Magnetococcales bacterium genomic DNA carries:
- a CDS encoding RidA family protein, translating into MVTVIQTKEAPPAIGPYSQAIRCGEWLFLSGQIPLDPRTGNIVPGQAREQTEQVLRNLTAILTAAGCGLASVVKTTVFLVDLADFPDVNAVYQEFFKPPFPARATVQVAALPRGARVEIEAVAKAGAS; encoded by the coding sequence ATGGTTACGGTTATACAGACAAAAGAGGCGCCGCCAGCCATTGGCCCCTACAGTCAGGCCATTCGCTGTGGAGAGTGGTTGTTTCTGTCGGGACAGATTCCGCTGGATCCACGGACCGGAAATATTGTGCCGGGTCAGGCGCGTGAACAAACCGAACAGGTGTTGCGCAATCTGACGGCCATTTTGACTGCGGCGGGGTGCGGGTTGGCATCCGTGGTCAAGACAACGGTTTTTTTGGTGGATCTTGCCGATTTTCCTGACGTGAATGCGGTGTATCAGGAATTTTTCAAGCCCCCGTTTCCGGCGCGGGCTACCGTACAGGTAGCGGCCCTTCCCCGGGGGGCCAGGGTGGAGATCGAAGCGGTGGCGAAAGCAGGCGCTTCCTAG
- a CDS encoding leucyl/phenylalanyl-tRNA--protein transferase, whose product MPVFRLPKENHFPPVELAEPNGLLAVGGDLSVHRLITAYRYGIFPWYAAGEPLLWWSPDPRMILKPAWFHLPKSLRKGLRQGRFLLTLDQAFPEVIQACGETRREKGTWITPEMAAAYIRLHAIGFAHSAEAWQQETTGTRLVGGVYGVTIGGCFFGESMFFREPDASKCAFAFLMATLKQKGFTLIDCQMHTPHLARFGAREVPRSQFLLDLKKALVQPIPQESWRGGASGQLF is encoded by the coding sequence ATGCCCGTATTTCGCCTGCCCAAAGAGAACCATTTTCCGCCGGTGGAGTTGGCCGAGCCCAACGGCCTGTTGGCTGTGGGGGGCGATCTCTCCGTGCATCGGTTGATCACGGCCTACAGGTATGGAATCTTTCCCTGGTATGCGGCGGGCGAACCCCTCCTCTGGTGGAGCCCGGATCCCCGTATGATCCTGAAACCGGCCTGGTTTCACCTTCCCAAAAGCTTGCGCAAGGGCTTGCGTCAGGGACGCTTTCTCCTGACTCTGGACCAGGCGTTCCCCGAGGTCATCCAGGCCTGTGGTGAAACGCGCCGGGAGAAGGGAACCTGGATCACCCCGGAGATGGCCGCTGCCTATATCCGCCTGCATGCCATCGGTTTTGCCCACTCTGCGGAGGCTTGGCAACAAGAGACCACCGGAACCCGACTCGTGGGCGGGGTGTACGGTGTGACCATCGGCGGCTGTTTTTTTGGTGAATCCATGTTTTTCCGGGAACCCGATGCCTCCAAATGCGCTTTTGCCTTTCTGATGGCAACCTTGAAACAAAAAGGATTTACCTTGATCGATTGCCAGATGCACACCCCTCATTTGGCCCGTTTTGGGGCACGCGAGGTTCCCCGTTCGCAATTTTTGCTGGATTTGAAAAAGGCCCTGGTGCAGCCGATTCCTCAGGAGTCCTGGAGAGGTGGCGCTTCCGGCCAACTTTTCTAG